In Oceanobacillus sp. FSL K6-2867, one DNA window encodes the following:
- a CDS encoding Tex family protein: MVYKGGTIVTDQLDSNLIKWVSKETEVNTTTIKKVIELLDEGNTVPFIARYRKEVTGGLDEVQIKAVQDKWHYAVNLSERKQEVLRIIEEQGKLTEELEKEIKQATQLQRVEDLYRPYKQKRRTKATIAKEKGLEPLAELVWKQEPFHLEQEAAKYLSEEQELHTQEDVLAGVNDIIAEWISDDAAYRDYIREETFKRGTIQSEVKHAEKDEKGVYEMYYVYSEAVRSLVSHRILALNRGEKEDVLKVVIEAPVERITQFLQNKVISRKTDTELRAVLQTAIEDSYKRLIQPSIEREIRNSLTEKAENQAIEVFSVNLKNLLLQPPLKGRTVLGVDPAFRTGCKLAVVDETGKVHEVGVMYPTAPRNDVAGAEKIVMSIIRKYDVELIAIGNGTASRETEQFISDVIANNSLNIPYIIVNEAGASVYSASPLAREEFPDLQVEERSAVSIARRVQDPLAELVKIDPKSIGVGQYQHDVSQKSLNESLGFVVETAVNQVGVNVNTASASLLQYVAGLSKTVALNIVKKRNEEGKFTDRKQLKKIPRLGAKTYEQGIGFLRIIDGDNPLDRTPIHPEVYAHTKKLLKMIGYELADIGTDKLRSKLNELDKAKTAESLEIGIPTLIDMMDALSRPERDPRDDFPQPLLKQNVIALEDLKPGMEMQGTVRNVVDFGVFVDIGVKQDGLVHISKMANKFVKHPMDIASVGDVVTVWVEQVDVNKGRIALTMVKSDK, translated from the coding sequence ATGGTATATAAAGGAGGAACGATTGTGACAGATCAGCTTGACAGCAATCTTATAAAGTGGGTTTCTAAAGAAACAGAAGTAAATACAACAACAATAAAAAAAGTAATTGAACTATTAGATGAAGGCAATACAGTTCCTTTTATTGCGAGGTATCGTAAAGAAGTAACGGGTGGACTAGATGAGGTTCAGATTAAAGCCGTACAGGATAAATGGCATTATGCTGTTAATCTTTCCGAAAGAAAACAAGAGGTTCTTCGAATTATTGAGGAGCAAGGGAAATTAACAGAAGAGCTGGAAAAAGAGATCAAGCAAGCTACTCAATTACAGCGGGTAGAAGATTTATATCGTCCATATAAACAAAAACGTCGGACGAAGGCTACTATTGCGAAGGAAAAGGGCTTAGAACCGTTAGCAGAGCTGGTTTGGAAGCAAGAACCATTCCATCTGGAGCAAGAAGCAGCAAAATATCTGTCAGAGGAGCAGGAATTACATACTCAAGAGGATGTATTAGCTGGAGTTAATGATATTATTGCAGAATGGATTTCAGATGATGCGGCTTACCGTGACTACATTCGTGAAGAAACGTTTAAACGGGGCACAATCCAGTCCGAGGTAAAGCATGCTGAGAAGGATGAAAAAGGTGTTTATGAAATGTATTATGTATACAGTGAAGCAGTTCGTTCACTTGTATCACATCGTATCCTAGCATTGAACCGTGGCGAGAAAGAGGACGTTTTAAAAGTAGTGATTGAAGCACCAGTAGAGCGAATCACCCAATTTTTGCAAAATAAGGTAATAAGCCGTAAAACTGACACGGAGTTAAGAGCTGTACTTCAGACTGCTATTGAAGATAGCTATAAACGTTTGATTCAGCCGTCGATTGAAAGAGAAATCCGAAATAGCTTAACAGAAAAAGCGGAGAATCAAGCAATTGAAGTATTTTCCGTGAATCTCAAGAACTTATTGTTACAGCCGCCGCTAAAAGGCAGAACTGTGCTTGGTGTTGACCCGGCATTTCGAACTGGCTGTAAGCTAGCAGTTGTTGACGAGACTGGAAAGGTTCATGAAGTTGGGGTTATGTATCCGACCGCTCCCAGGAATGATGTTGCAGGGGCAGAAAAAATCGTTATGAGCATTATTCGTAAATATGATGTAGAGCTTATCGCAATTGGCAATGGAACCGCATCGCGAGAGACAGAGCAATTTATTTCCGATGTCATTGCGAATAACAGCTTAAACATTCCTTATATTATTGTAAATGAAGCTGGAGCAAGTGTTTACTCTGCATCTCCATTAGCTCGTGAGGAATTCCCTGACCTCCAAGTAGAGGAAAGAAGTGCGGTATCCATCGCACGTCGTGTTCAGGATCCACTTGCAGAGCTGGTAAAAATAGATCCGAAATCGATTGGTGTTGGGCAATATCAGCATGATGTTAGTCAAAAGTCTCTCAATGAATCACTTGGATTTGTTGTTGAAACAGCTGTTAACCAGGTTGGTGTTAATGTAAATACTGCATCTGCATCTTTGCTTCAATATGTAGCAGGTTTAAGCAAAACAGTCGCTTTGAATATCGTGAAAAAACGGAACGAAGAAGGTAAATTTACCGATCGCAAGCAATTGAAAAAAATCCCTAGACTAGGAGCAAAAACATACGAACAGGGAATTGGTTTCCTGCGAATCATCGACGGGGATAACCCATTAGATCGAACGCCAATTCATCCAGAAGTATATGCACATACAAAGAAGCTTCTAAAAATGATTGGTTATGAGCTTGCAGATATTGGTACAGATAAACTTCGGTCAAAGCTTAATGAATTGGATAAAGCAAAAACTGCGGAGAGCTTAGAAATTGGTATTCCTACATTGATTGATATGATGGATGCCTTAAGCAGACCGGAGCGGGATCCACGTGACGATTTTCCGCAGCCGTTGCTCAAGCAAAATGTCATTGCTCTTGAAGACTTGAAACCCGGTATGGAAATGCAAGGAACTGTAAGAAATGTAGTTGATTTCGGTGTGTTTGTAGATATCGGTGTTAAACAAGATGGCCTTGTTCATATTTCCAAAATGGCAAATAAGTTTGTGAAGCATCCAATGGATATTGCATCAGTAGGAGATGTCGTAACTGTCTGGGTGGAGCAAGTTGATGTGAATAAAGGAAGAATCGCTTTAACGATGGTAAAGAGTGATAAATAA
- a CDS encoding catalase, with translation MSEENQNKKRLTTAFGAPVPNDDDVKTAGPRGPLLMEDFWFLEKLAHFDREVIPERRMHAKGAGAYGTLTITNDITKYTKAKVFSEVGKKTDMFLRFSTVAGERGAGDADRDIRGTAMKFYTEEGNWDLVGNNTPVFFFRDPKRFPDLNHVVKKDPVTNMHNPQANWDFWSSLPEALHQVTIIMSDRGIPKTLRHMNLFGSHTYSMFNANNERHWVKFHFYTEQGIENLNDEEAGAIHSSDLDSHTRDLREAIERGENPKWKMYIQVMTDEQAKNMPYNPFDLTKVWYKGDFPLIEVGELELNRNPQNYFEEVEQAAFAPTNIVPGIGFSPDKMLQGRLFSYGDAQRYRLGVNHWQIPVNFPKNAKDFHPYHRDGAMRIHPYQGGHVAYSPNSYGQWEDTKEHQEPALELGGDANYWDFDEDDSLYYEQPGKLFRLQSPEAQQRLFENTARNMQGTSKEVQLRHINNCYKADPAYGEGVANALGISLSEVEAASELE, from the coding sequence ATGAGTGAGGAAAATCAAAATAAAAAGAGATTGACAACCGCTTTCGGTGCTCCAGTACCCAATGATGATGACGTAAAAACTGCCGGTCCTAGAGGTCCACTTTTAATGGAAGACTTTTGGTTCCTTGAAAAACTAGCACATTTTGATAGAGAAGTAATACCTGAACGTCGTATGCACGCTAAAGGTGCTGGTGCTTATGGTACATTGACAATCACAAATGATATTACGAAGTACACAAAAGCAAAAGTTTTCTCAGAAGTCGGCAAAAAGACTGACATGTTCCTACGCTTTTCAACAGTAGCTGGCGAGCGTGGTGCAGGGGATGCGGACCGCGATATTCGCGGAACAGCTATGAAATTCTATACAGAAGAAGGTAACTGGGACCTTGTAGGAAACAACACACCTGTATTCTTCTTTAGAGATCCTAAGCGTTTCCCTGATTTAAATCACGTTGTAAAGAAAGATCCTGTAACAAATATGCATAATCCCCAAGCGAACTGGGATTTCTGGTCAAGCCTGCCAGAAGCGCTGCATCAAGTTACAATCATTATGTCTGATCGTGGTATTCCTAAAACACTTCGACATATGAATTTATTTGGAAGTCATACTTATAGTATGTTTAATGCAAACAATGAACGTCATTGGGTGAAATTCCACTTCTATACAGAGCAAGGAATTGAAAACTTAAATGACGAAGAAGCTGGAGCAATCCATAGCAGTGACCTTGACAGTCATACTAGAGATTTACGCGAAGCAATTGAGCGTGGCGAAAATCCAAAATGGAAAATGTATATCCAGGTTATGACCGATGAGCAAGCTAAAAACATGCCTTATAACCCATTTGATTTAACAAAAGTTTGGTATAAAGGTGACTTCCCGCTTATTGAAGTTGGAGAGTTAGAGCTTAACCGTAACCCACAAAACTACTTTGAAGAAGTTGAACAAGCAGCATTTGCTCCAACGAACATTGTACCTGGTATTGGATTCTCACCAGATAAAATGTTACAAGGTAGATTATTCTCTTACGGTGATGCACAGCGTTATCGTCTTGGTGTAAACCACTGGCAAATCCCTGTTAACTTCCCTAAAAATGCAAAGGACTTCCATCCGTACCACCGCGATGGAGCAATGCGGATCCATCCATACCAGGGCGGACATGTAGCATACAGCCCTAACAGCTATGGTCAATGGGAAGACACTAAGGAACATCAAGAGCCTGCACTAGAATTAGGTGGAGACGCAAACTACTGGGACTTCGATGAAGATGACAGCCTATACTATGAACAACCAGGTAAGCTATTCCGTCTTCAATCACCTGAAGCACAACAAAGACTTTTTGAAAATACCGCTAGAAACATGCAAGGTACTAGTAAAGAAGTTCAATTACGCCATATCAACAACTGCTACAAAGCTGACCCAGCATATGGTGAAGGTGTAGCTAATGCACTTGGCATCTCCTTAAGTGAAGTAGAAGCAGCAAGTGAACTAGAATAA